ACCAGATATTCCCTGAATGCATCTATAGTTTCCTGGGGAAGCCACTCACCGGTCCGGTTAAATGATTCCTCCCCGGCAAAGACTTCTTTCCAAACTATTTTTCTTTTTCCACCGTAAGCTTTTTCAACAGCCGAATTAAAAACCTTATAAGCAGCCCGCCATATGTCGGAACCTGTACCATCTCCCTGTATAAATGGAATAACCGGATGTTCCGGTACTTTTAACTTCCCTTCACTTATGGTAATCTTTTCTCCTTGCATAATTAATTCGTGGTTTGATAATTTTCCGTAAATGTAAAAACATTTTTTGTAAATATTCAGGAATCTCTATATAAAGTTATCCCTTTGTGATTTATCAACAATCATAGTATTTTTTTGTTTTTTAATCAGGTAATATTTATGTGTGGATATGCAGGAAAGAATTTTGATTTACGACGGAGTATGCAATTTGTGCAATGCATCGGTGCGATTTATCCTGAAACATGATAAGAAAATGAGAATACAGTTTATTAGTTATCAATCCGACGAACTCAATAAATATGTGCCGGATGATTTTCACGGGTTTCAGGCAATACGTTCTGTGGCATACATAAGAAATGGAAGGATTTACGCGAAATCTTATGCTGTCCTGATGGTTTTGTGGGATCTGGGGGCATGGTTCAGGCTTACCTCCGTATTCTTTCTGGTGCCCCCTTTTCTTCTAAATCCTGTTTACCGGCTGATTGCTTCTAACCGTTACCGTTGGTTTGGCCGGACAGATTCGTGTCAGGTTATTCCGGAAATTTGGAAAGATCGCTTCCTGGATTAAATCGAGGTGGATATTATTTCTTTTTCGATTATATTTGTTGGAAAATCTATGCCCATGACAGACAGAAAAGGACTATACAGGAGCAGGCGCAACAGCATTATTGGAGGTGTTGCCGGAGGTATTGCGGAAGCGCTTGACATTGATCCCGTCATCATCCGTGTAATTTTTGTGCTATTGGTATTCGCCGGTGGGGGAGGCGGGATTCTTTATCTGATTTTATGGATCGTGCTACCGCTCGACCCAGAGTATGATAATAACTTTAAAAATTCACAAACCATGAACAATTCATTCAATGAAGATCCTGTGAAAAAAGAACCGGATCCCTGGTCAAAACCTAAAAACGATGGCACCCTGATAGCAGGATTGATCCTGATTGCACTGGGTATTATTTTTCTTATTATCCGCTTTGTTCCCAGAATAGATTTTGGTGATCTGTGGCCGGTAATATTGCTGGTAGCAGGAATAGCCCTGATCTGGTCAAGTTTTTCAAAACAAAAAAAGGTCTAACGTTATGAAGTATAAAAATGTCTTTTGGGGTGTGATCCTGGTAATCCTGGGGATATTATTTATCCTCAAGAATATGGAGGTTATTTATTTCCGGTGGCGCGACATCTGGAGCCTTTGGCCTTTGTTGCTCATTTTATGGGGTATTTCCATTCTGCCGCTTAAGTCGGGCTTTAAGCTGATTTTATCACTCCTGGCAGTTGCAGTGACGGTTTGGGTGGTTGCCGCACATTCCCCGGGATGGACGGGTTATATTCACCATGATTGGGAAAAGCCGGATAAACATATGAAAGCCTGGTCTGATCAGGTGATTAATGAACCCTGGGATCCAGGTGTAACAGAAGTCGACCTTAAGCTGGTTGCTGCAGCCGGTACTTTTATCCTTGACGATACAACTTCCGGACTTTTTCAATTAAAACACGAAGGGAATATCGGCCCCTATGAAATGAAGGTTTCAGGAATGGAGTCACACAGGAAGATACAACTTGAGCCCGAATCTTCTTCAATTAATACATCCCGGGTTCGGAATACAACGGAACTACAGTTGAATACTACTCCTATCTGGAATCTTGAACTGGATGCTGGAGCAGCCAGGGTAGAACTTGATCTCCGGCCTTATCGAATTGGTAAACTGGATATCGATGGAGGCGCTTCCTCCGTTGAGGTTAGTTTTGGTGATAAAAGTGAAGAAACAAGGGTCAATATAGATGCGGGAGTTTCATCCTTGAAATTGATCATTGCTGAAAGCCTTGGATGTGAAATCCGTTCCGAGTCTTTCCTGACTTCCAGGAATTTTAGCGGACTGGAAAAGGTTGATAAAGGTATCTACCAGTCGGAAAACTTCAACACCAGCGCTAAGAAGATCTTCATCAATATTGAAACCGCCATTTCGAGTATCACTGTTGTCAGGGAATGATAGATAAAAGTCATTCAGGAAATGGTTAAAATGGCAGGAAAATGCTTTGGCATATCTTTTGACATGTAGGGCACGCAATGGAATATAAGGATTATTACAGGATATTGGGTGTCGGTAAGGATGCTTCTCAGGATGAAATCAAGAAAGCATACCGAAAGCTGGCTTTGAAATACCATCCAGATAAAAATCAGGGAAATCAAGCTTCTGAGGAAAAGTTTAAAGAGATATCGGAAGCCTATGAGGTGTTGGGAAAGCCAGAAAACAGGAAGAAGTATGATGAGCTTGGCATGAACTGGAAGCAGTACGAGCAGGCAGGTGCTTACGGCTATGAAGGACCCTATGGGGGAGCTTCGTCAGGAAAGGGAGCGCGTTATGCCAGCTATGATGACTTTTTCGGCGGTAGTGGAGGTTTTTCAGATTTTTTCGAAGCTTTTTTTGGTGGAGGATTCAGGGGGGCAGGTCAGGAACGCAGGCAAACCTGGGCCAGTCCGGGCTCCGATTATGAGGCTTCTGTGAGCATTACTTTACAACAGGCTTATTATGGTACATCTGCAGTATTGCAGTTGGGTGATGAAAAGTTGAGGATCAATATAAAACCCGGAGCAAGAGATGGGCAGGTGCTTCGGGTCAGGGGTAAAGGCGGTCAGGGTAGCGGTGGTGGCGAAAGCGGAAACCTTTACCTGAAAATCCAGGTAGTACCCATGGATGGCTTTGAACGAAAAGGTAACGACCTTTATGTTGGTCATGATATTGACCTATATACAGCAGTCCTGGGTGGAAAAATTACGATAAAAACATTGGAAGGAGCGGTTAGCACAACCATTCCAAAAGGAACGCAAAATGGCAAAACACTACGCTTTAAGGGTAAGGGTATGCCTGTTTATAGCCAACCGGGCATTTTTGGCGACCTGTATGTCAGGCTGAATGTCCATATTCCTACCGGATTGAGCGAAAAAGAAACCACGTTATTTCAGGAACTAAAAAATTTAAGATAAGCCTGATTAAACCCTGTACATGATAACTCATCTTAATGGTGTAAACCATTTTCTTTATGGAACCAACCGTTAACTGAATTGGCATTGAAATATTCAGGGGCTTTTTTTAATTTCACAACCTGGCTGTCCCTATTTTAATAATTTATTACCTACATTTGCCAGGTGTCAGAAAAATGAATGATGATATATGACAAATAGATTACTGCGTTTTGAACTGATTTTTGTTACCCTTCTGGGACTTTTTCTCCTTGCTGATCCGGTTATGAGTCAGACAGGAACGATCCGTGGATTCGTATATGATAAGTCGAACGGTGAACCGGTTATTTTTACCAATGTTTACCTTGCCGGAACGACCTACGGTGCTGCAACGGATGTTAATGGATTTTATGCAATATCAAGAATCCCTCCGGGTGAGTATAAGCTAATGGTTACCTACCTTGGGTATGACACCCTCAGCATGCCTGTCAGTATCCAACCAGATCGAATCATTAACCAGAATTTGTTCCTGGAAAAAAAGTCAGTAACACTTCAGGCTGTTAATATCTCTGCCGAGAGGCAGGAAGCCCGCACCGAGACAAAAACATCGGTGGTTAAAATTACACCCAAACAGATCAATCAGTTACCCTCCGTCGGAGGAACTCCCGACCTGGCTCAATATCTCCAGGTATTACCTGGTGTGATCTTTACCGGTGATCAGGGTGGCCAGCTTTATATACGCGGTGGATCACCCATTCAGAATAAGGTTTTACTTGACGGGATGACCATCTATAACCCTTTTCATTCTATAGGTTTGTTTTCAGTTTTTGAAACTGATATTATTCGTAATGCCGATATATACACGGGAGGTTTCGGAGCGGAATATGGCGACAGGGTATCGAGTGTGATGGATATCACTACCCGTGACGGAAATAAAAAACGCCTTGCAGGAAAAATTGGCGCAAGCACCTTCGGTGCCAGGATTCTTTTAGAAGGGCCGATAACAAAACCCAAGAATCCCGATGATGGGGGAATTACCTTTATTCTTTCGGCTAAAAACTCCTACCTGGGGGAATCTTCGAAGATCTTCTACGAATATGTGGATGAAGATGGCCTGCCTTTCGATTATCTTGACCTTTATGGAAAAATGTCAATATATGGAGCCAATGGAAGCAAAATTAATTTCTTTGGTTTCCGGTATGAAGATGATGTGAATAATTATAAATCTATAGCCAATTTTCACTGGGATTCTTATGGAGGGGGCTCTAATTTCGTTGTTATCCCGGGAAAATCTCCGGTACTTATAGAAGGCCATGTAGCCTATTCTTCCTATAAGATTTCCCTTGAAGATGAGGTTTTTCCTAAGCGTGAGAGCGAAATCAACGGTTTTTCCATGGGAATGAATTTTAATTATTTCCTGGGAAAGGATGAACTGGACTATGGCATCGAAATGATGGGATTTAAAACCGATCTTTACTACGTTAACGAAGCAGGAACATCAGTTGATCCTTCAGCAGAATATACAACTGAGCTCGGGATATTCATGAAATACAAAATGACCCTGGGTAAATTTTTGATAGAACCCGGTTTCAGATTGCAATGGTATGCTAC
This genomic window from Bacteroidota bacterium contains:
- a CDS encoding DUF393 domain-containing protein, giving the protein MQERILIYDGVCNLCNASVRFILKHDKKMRIQFISYQSDELNKYVPDDFHGFQAIRSVAYIRNGRIYAKSYAVLMVLWDLGAWFRLTSVFFLVPPFLLNPVYRLIASNRYRWFGRTDSCQVIPEIWKDRFLD
- a CDS encoding PspC domain-containing protein, which translates into the protein MTDRKGLYRSRRNSIIGGVAGGIAEALDIDPVIIRVIFVLLVFAGGGGGILYLILWIVLPLDPEYDNNFKNSQTMNNSFNEDPVKKEPDPWSKPKNDGTLIAGLILIALGIIFLIIRFVPRIDFGDLWPVILLVAGIALIWSSFSKQKKV
- a CDS encoding J domain-containing protein; this encodes MEYKDYYRILGVGKDASQDEIKKAYRKLALKYHPDKNQGNQASEEKFKEISEAYEVLGKPENRKKYDELGMNWKQYEQAGAYGYEGPYGGASSGKGARYASYDDFFGGSGGFSDFFEAFFGGGFRGAGQERRQTWASPGSDYEASVSITLQQAYYGTSAVLQLGDEKLRINIKPGARDGQVLRVRGKGGQGSGGGESGNLYLKIQVVPMDGFERKGNDLYVGHDIDLYTAVLGGKITIKTLEGAVSTTIPKGTQNGKTLRFKGKGMPVYSQPGIFGDLYVRLNVHIPTGLSEKETTLFQELKNLR
- a CDS encoding TonB-dependent receptor; the protein is MTNRLLRFELIFVTLLGLFLLADPVMSQTGTIRGFVYDKSNGEPVIFTNVYLAGTTYGAATDVNGFYAISRIPPGEYKLMVTYLGYDTLSMPVSIQPDRIINQNLFLEKKSVTLQAVNISAERQEARTETKTSVVKITPKQINQLPSVGGTPDLAQYLQVLPGVIFTGDQGGQLYIRGGSPIQNKVLLDGMTIYNPFHSIGLFSVFETDIIRNADIYTGGFGAEYGDRVSSVMDITTRDGNKKRLAGKIGASTFGARILLEGPITKPKNPDDGGITFILSAKNSYLGESSKIFYEYVDEDGLPFDYLDLYGKMSIYGANGSKINFFGFRYEDDVNNYKSIANFHWDSYGGGSNFVVIPGKSPVLIEGHVAYSSYKISLEDEVFPKRESEINGFSMGMNFNYFLGKDELDYGIEMMGFKTDLYYVNEAGTSVDPSAEYTTELGIFMKYKMTLGKFLIEPGFRLQWYATLSEVSPEPRLAMKYNVTDNFRLKFAGGLYSQALISGRSDRDVVNLFYSFISGNVDHPETFDGKQVKHEYQSAQHAILGAEFDIGKNITVNVEGYYKNFSQLYNLNRNKILNSDPDFIVEKGDAEGIDLTIKYEFKNFYFWGVYSFAFVHRYYEDASGNVEMYYPHFDRRHNLNLIGTYRFGGTKTWEVNARWNYGSGFPFTQNQGFYEKINFNNGIYTNYTNTNGEINVILSDLNAARMPDYHRLDIDIKKRFVFSENTNLEVNVSVTNVYDRKNVFYVNRYNDEVVYQLPIMPSLGFTLSF